One region of Sulfoacidibacillus ferrooxidans genomic DNA includes:
- the ftsA gene encoding cell division protein FtsA: MTKGEIVVGLDIGTSTVRAIIGELDGLNVNIIGVGTAKSDGIRKGAIVDIDKTVATIRQAVDHAERMVGISIGSAYVGVSGSHISLQPSHGIVAVSAMDREIGDEDVERVISAARVINLPTEREIVDVVPREFTVDGLSEVTDPRGMIGVRLEVDTYVVTGSRTVLHNLLRCVERAGIEVAGTVLMPLAAAGMVLSADEKKLGVVLVDVGAGATTISVFERGTLERFAVIPVGGDSVTNDITVGLQTGTDTAEMIKCRHGVAQISLARQEDKFKVPRIGNSNERECTAEELAYIIEPRMQEIFSLVRDEVERMGYPNGLPSGYVLSGGTMLLKGSDKLAQQDLGGSVRIAVPDYVGVRDPSYVGCVSMIKYVSRYYHRQAVAATAPAKRQRSGGALQKIKGWFQDFI, from the coding sequence GATATTGGAACCTCGACAGTGCGAGCGATCATTGGCGAGCTTGACGGATTAAACGTCAACATTATCGGTGTAGGTACAGCAAAAAGTGATGGAATTAGAAAAGGTGCAATCGTCGACATCGATAAGACGGTCGCAACCATTCGCCAAGCAGTAGATCATGCAGAACGCATGGTAGGCATTTCAATTGGCTCAGCTTATGTTGGAGTTTCTGGTAGCCATATTTCTTTGCAACCAAGTCATGGAATCGTGGCAGTATCTGCGATGGATCGGGAGATTGGCGATGAAGACGTTGAACGCGTGATTTCTGCGGCACGGGTCATCAACTTGCCAACTGAACGAGAGATCGTCGATGTAGTACCGCGCGAGTTTACGGTTGATGGATTGTCAGAAGTCACAGATCCACGTGGCATGATTGGCGTTCGCTTAGAAGTAGACACCTATGTTGTGACTGGATCGCGAACAGTTTTACACAATTTACTCAGATGTGTTGAACGAGCGGGTATTGAAGTGGCTGGGACTGTCTTGATGCCACTTGCAGCAGCGGGGATGGTCTTGTCTGCTGACGAAAAGAAACTGGGTGTTGTATTAGTAGACGTAGGTGCAGGTGCAACGACAATATCTGTATTTGAACGTGGAACCCTAGAACGGTTTGCAGTCATACCAGTTGGTGGAGACAGCGTGACAAACGATATTACGGTAGGTTTGCAAACGGGGACAGATACTGCAGAGATGATCAAGTGTCGGCACGGAGTCGCTCAGATTTCTTTAGCGCGGCAAGAGGATAAATTCAAAGTGCCGCGAATAGGTAATAGCAATGAAAGAGAATGTACTGCAGAAGAATTGGCTTATATCATTGAACCGCGCATGCAAGAAATTTTTTCGCTCGTTCGCGATGAAGTGGAGCGCATGGGGTATCCAAATGGATTGCCAAGTGGCTATGTCTTGTCTGGTGGAACGATGTTATTAAAAGGTTCTGATAAGTTAGCGCAACAAGATTTGGGCGGATCTGTTCGCATCGCTGTTCCAGATTATGTTGGAGTACGTGATCCATCTTATGTTGGGTGTGTCAGTATGATTAAGTATGTATCCCGGTATTACCATAGGCAGGCGGTAGCTGCAACAGCACCCGCAAAAAGACAGCGTTCTGGTGGTGCCTTGCAGAAGATAAAAGGTTGGTTTCAGGATTTTATTTAG